One segment of Kwoniella pini CBS 10737 chromosome 9, complete sequence DNA contains the following:
- a CDS encoding UV excision repair protein Rad23 has translation MVKITFKTVQNKLFTVDAEGSETVGDLKKKIQETQTFPAENQKLIYSGKILNDAATVESLKIKEKDFLVVMVSKPKAPPASAASTSTPAPAAPASSAPSTETPAAPAEPASAPTTEAPAAAPASTESSTAVESGLGGSFVTGAALQAATDGMVEMGFERDLVVRALRASFNNPDRAVEYLMSGNIPQVEGTGPAAQAPAPSAPAPAAAPSEPAQAAQPVSAPAAAQPPAPQQTGSAGSAENLFAAAEAAMNRDRGVPAGAGAGAGGLGGAPGGAGGPGAGGLANAPHLQQIREMVQQNPALIQPLLQQIAASNPQLAQLINENPQALYELLGAGGEGDEEDEGFGGPQVMQVNLTQEEAAAVERLEALGFDRQMVLQAYMLCDKNEELAANFLFDQGEDD, from the exons ATGGTCAAAATCACTTTCAAGACTGTACAAAACAAG CTGTTCACTGTAGATGCTGAGGGATCAGAAACT GTTGGTGATCttaagaagaagatacaaGAAACACAAACTTTTCCTGCTGAAAACCAGAAGTTGATATACTCAG GGAAAATACTCAATGATGCCGCCACTGTAGAATCgttgaagataaaggagAAGGATTTCTTAGTAGTGATGGTATCAAAA CCCAAGGCCCCTCCCGCTTCTGCCGCGTCAACCTCAACCCCTGCCCCAGCTGCCCCTGCATCATCCGCTCCTTCAACAGAAACCCCCGCTGCTCCTGCAGAACCAGCATCTGCACCAACTACGGAAGCCCCTGCCGCCGCTCCAGCAAGTACAGAAAGCTCGACTGCGGTGGAGTCTGGACTGGGAGGATCTTTCG TCACCGGAGCAGCTTTACAAGCTGCAACAGATGGAATGGTGGAGATGGGTTTTGAACGTGATTTGGTAGTCAGAGCTTTGAGAGCAAGTTTCAACAACCCTGATAGAGCTGTAGAATATCTCATGAGT GGAAATATTCCTCAGGTAGAAGGAACTGGTCCAGCT GCTCAAGCCCCTGCT CCTTCCGCCCCAGCTCCCGCTGCTGCCCCTTCGGAGCCCGCCCAGGCCGCTCAACCTGTTTCCGCCCCTGCTGCCGCTCAACCACCGGCACCTCAACAAACAGGATCCGCCGGTAGTGCGGAGAATCTTTTCGCT GCTGCTGAAGCTGCTA TGAACCGAGATAGAGGTGTACCCGCAGGTGCAGGTGCAGGTGCAGGTGGCCTTGGTGGAGCACCTGGTGGTGCTGGCGGACCCGGTGCCGGTGGTTTAGCCAATGCGCCGCATTTACAACAAATTCGAGAG ATGGTTCAACAAAACCCCGCATTGATTCAACCTCTTTTACAGCAAATTGCCGCTTCGAATCCTCAACTCGCTCAATTGATTAATGAGAATCCTCAAGCGCTTTATGAGTTACTTGGTGCcggtggtgaaggtgatgaggaggatgaaGGTTTCGGCGGACCTCAAGTGATGCAAGTGAATCTGACTCAAGAGgaagctgctgctgttgaAAGG CTCGAAGCACTTGGATTTGATCGTCAAATGGTTTTACAAGCATATATGCTTTGTGATAAGAACGAAGAACTCGCTGCtaatttcctttttgatcaaggtgaagatgattag
- a CDS encoding 60S ribosomal protein uL29 — MASSSSKIRAFELQSKSKQDLLTQLNELKTELASLRVQKIAGGSASKLTKINTVRKSIARVLTVINHKQRDNLREFYNKSKYLPLDLRYKKTRAIRRRLTHKESHAITEKQHKKNIHFPARKFALKA; from the exons ATggcttcctcttcttctaagATCAGGGCCTTCGAGCTCCAATCCAA GAGCAAACAAGATCTCTTGACTCAACTTAACGAACTCAAGACTGAACTTGCTTCTCTCAGAGTACAAAAGATCGCTGGTGGTTCCGCTTCCAAGTTGACTAAAAT CAACACCGTCCGAAAATCCATCGCTCGAGTTCTTACCGTCATCAACCACAAACAAAGAGATAACCTTAGGGAATTCTACAACAAATCTAAGT ACCTTCCCCTTGATCTTAGATACAAGAAGACCCGAGCTATCCGAAGAAGACTTACCCACAAGGAATCTCACGCTATCACCGAGAAACAACACAAGAAGAACATCCACTTCCCAGCTAGAA AATTCGCTTTGAAGGCATGA